GACAGCTGTCATCCCGCCGCCAAACCGAAAGCGCCCGGTGTACGctgttaatttattaattaaatcaGAAGCCCCGGAACATTCGTCCCTAGTTGCATCCATCAATTCCAAAGCCACTGGACATTCCCTTTCTCTTcccacctcccctcccccctccctatCACTCCGAAAAATTGGGGCCGATCCGAGCCGGGGGGGGTTTGTAAAGTCCGCCGCCCGGCAGAAACAGCTGGCAGTAGGCGACGAACGGGCTGAAGCTTTTCAGCAAAACCTTGGAAATGCAATTTTCGGTTGCAAGTTGCAGTACTTTACTGGATGGCAATACACCCCCCCCTTCTCTCCAAACTGGTCGAACTGCTTCGTTCACTTCCGCTGCTTTGTGCCAAGACAAAGGAAGTATGTTTTCTTAAACTGTAAAAACTAATCACAAACTGCGTTAATGCAAATGCCACAGTCCCAGGGGGGGGATTGCtgtggggaaggggggggggggtgccgagagtttatttattctttgCATTCTTATGGTGGGATGGGCAGGCGGGGTTTGGAACGGTGCGGTAAGAGCTAAGAGAGCGGTTGTACTTTGCTgggctgtgtttttgtttggcttcgTACCGTGCCAATGGTTCCGGTTCCGGCGGGGAAAAGGGCAAACTTTCTTTTTGTACTGGTTGGTGattgggtgggtgtgtgtgtgtctgtgcgtacCCTTTTCTAAAACAAGCGAATAGTGCAAGTTatgtagagaaagagagagcaagTGCCCTCCCCGGGAGGAGCAATAAATTCAAGACAAACACAAATCTATTAGTTTGCTTatgcctcccccccccccccctataaCCACCTCACCAGCACTCTTTGACGGCTCCTCAGTCGTTGTCGGTACGCGTAACAGCGATACGGCCGGATTCCGCCGGAACAAGCACATCGCAGGAAGGAGGGCGAAAGGGGacttcgtttcgtttgctgaAAGTCAAACGGATCAAATCGTTCCGGTGGCCACCTCCCCTATCTCCCTCGCGCAGCAACGGGGCATGAGCATACTTTTGCGGTAAATCAGTGCAGCCGAGCAGCCGCCCAGAGTACGCTGGACAAATGTTTAAGTgtgatccacacacacacacaaaagggaaCGGGGCAAAAAACCGGGTGTGGTTTGCACATCAAACTTTGCCTTGCGGGCAGAACCGGGCGTAGCTCTGCGCAAATTGGCCGAAGCAATCCAGCCCATTAAGGTGCTGTGTTGCGCCATCGTTCTgggtttttagttttgtttttttttcggtgtaaACTCTTGTGCTCCGCTCGCTTCGTTGTGGGCGGGAGGGTGGGCGAAAAACTTACTCATTAACCCGTTCGGGATGGACGACACGCTGCTCTGGATGCTGGGCAGGGCGCCGCCAGCGTCCGGCGGGGCGGCGGGCGTGCGCTTTCGCGTGAGTGTCATCGTGCCGGTCGGCAGCTGACCGTTGGCCGGCGGCCGGGCCGGCGGTTTGGCGGTGAGCGCGTTGccgatgctgttgctgctgctgctcgccttAAACTGCATCAGGTGCTGGGTGGGCGGGCTGTAGTCCCGGGCGTAGTTAACGTACGGGACGtagccgttgttgttgttgttggtgctgttgCCGGTGCTGCTCGCGCTGTTGCCGCTGGTACCGGTCGGGCCACCGCCCACTTTCGGGCACTGCAGGTGGCTCAGCGAGTCGGAAAAGTCTCCCGAGTATCGGCTACATTTGTtggataaagagagagagagagagacagagagagattgagagagagagattgagagagagagagaaaaacagagggagggagagatattgagagagagaaatagagaaagaatgagagagagcgatagagagaaaaacagagagagagacagacagagagagatacagaAAGAATAAGAGAGAAATAGACAAATAATAAGAAAGAGatacagagagacagagaggtgatgagagagagagagagggaaagagaaagagagagagagagaaagagagagagagagaaagagaaagtgaGGTAAAGAGAAGGAAGGGAGAGAAATTAATAATTAGGAAGTGATGGAGAGGCAGAGAGGAATGAGAGAGATaaacagagaaagagcgaaagagaggaaCAAAGAGAGATAAGGAGAGATAGGGAGAGATATGCAGAGAGATGGAATTGGAGAGAGGAATAGGcagagagagcgaaaggggGAGAGATGGAGGGTGAGGAAAAAATAGAGagacaaaaagagagagagagagagagagagataaagaaagaaagagtaaATGAAAGATGAGGAGGAATTGAGAAAATGATAGAGAGACAcatggaaagagagagagagagagagagagagagagagagaaagagagagagcgagagataaaGAAAAAGGGAGGTAAAGATAAGCAAGggagtaaaataaaaagataGAATGAAAAAAGAAGGGTGCAttaaggagagagagagatagagtggtagagagagataaagataGAGGCAGAGAGAAGGAAGAGAGACAAAAATAAGAgcggaagagagagagagtgatagagagagagaaaaagagagaggagAATGGTGAAaggaagagggaaagagggaaaaggagagaaagagatagttacagagagagagagagagagaaagaaatagagagagacagaagaaagagaagaacacagagagatagaggaagAGAGAATACGAAGAGACAGGAGCATGGagagattgagagagagacagaacaatagagagaatgagaggtagagagagatagaaaaagaATAAGACTGAAAGTAGCCATGCGACATCCAGTGCGAGCCTACCTGTAATCGGTGGTAGTGTCACCCTTGAGCGCCGTAAGCGACGAACTGATCGCCGTAGTACCGGTTGGCGGGCCGGCCACACCCGAGCGCACGTTCAGCGCgatgttggtggtgatggtgtcgCGCGGATGCTCCCCGTCCAGCATGTCGTCGATGCGGTCGATCTTGTGGTCGCTCACCGTCGTGCCGCCGTGCTCACCGCAATCCTTCCCCGGGACATCGTACTGTGGACAGCGGGGACAGAGGAAGGAAATGAGTGGAGCAGTTTTCTATCTCCGAACTGAACTGGTCGGGAAAAGGGCTATTTGCGCGGACTCTTACCTTCGGTATGACATCGGCCGGCGGCAGATGCTTCTTTCTGTTACGACGGCTGCACAGGCAGATCGCAATGACGACGAGAATGATCAGTATGGTGATGCCTCCGAGCGAGCCGAGCACGATCACGGGCAGCAAATTTGGCTCTGTTTAGAAGAAGAGATGGAAGAAGTCGAATTTGGAGATAAAATGgtaaatgtttaatgtttgatGAGCTGTCAAAGATAACAAATATAGCTCAGAATTTGGAATCTAATTTTTGGTCTACCTCTGGAATTTGGTATACTTCTGAGGAAGCTTTTACTTCTTAATTTGGCTTTCATAACCTCACATCTCGCACTACAGGCTCTAATTATGTTAAACTCACAGTGAGCGGCCTATACTGTAAAGCTCTTAGTTCTCAATTCATACTCGGAATGTTATTTCATTGTACGATGCCAAAAATAGTCCGACCAGGTCACATAGTCACAGGTCACAGAACACCTGATGTTTGCAGCTCTAAGGACTCTCAGGATGTTTAGTCCGAAATAGGCATCAAACGCAGTTATGATTGCTCCAGTCGTATCTTAGACGACCGTTATTGACTTAAGGCCTAATTTCTGCATCGCTTCTAACTCCAACTCCAATGTCCTTGAGATGATGTCATACTTAACACCTACTTATCAAAACCTATCTATCTATATCATTTCACTATGATATCATATTGCGCTCTACATGATATCAAACAGCTGTTCAACTTCAGAAGAATGAACGAATTGACGAGGTGAACTGAAATACGAGATATGTTCCAGAAGTTCGCCGCTTGAGtagaagaattttaatttcttcgcTGCCAATTAATAGGTCTAGCACTTTGTGTCATTATCTGTCATAGCAAAACAAGACATCGCTTCCTGCCACACAAAATATTTCAGCTGCATCAAACTGAGAGGACTCTGaaagagacaaagagagagacagcgagGACCTTACCTTTGGAGACGAATTCAATTTCCAGATAGTCGATACCGTAGTCGTTCACAACGGTGCAGTTGTACCGCCCGAAGTGTTCCCGCTGGCAGTGGTGTATGATGAGCGTCGACCGCACCCCGTTCGGGATCGGGCTGTCCAGTGCGCGGTACTCGGCCGCGTTCGGCTCCGCGCTCACGTTGATCTCGCGCCCATTGAACGACCACAGCACGTGCCGGGGCTTCGGTATCGACAGGGCGACACACTCGAGCTGCGCACTGTCGTGCACCGCTCCGTACTGCTGCCGCGGCGAGCTGATGGCGGGCGGCCCGCGCAGATACACCGTCGCGTCCGCCTCCACCTCGGCGAAGCCCTGCACGCTCGCCTTGCAGTAGTAGCGGCCGGCGGTGGCCGGCGTTACGACGAGCGTTACGTTCGCCGCACTCGACACGACCTGGTCGGACGGTTCGTGTATCCACAGCACGTCCGGTGCGGGATTGCCGTCCACGTCGCAGCCGAGCGTAACGGTCGTGTCCGGGTCCGCCTCGACCGACTGGGGCGGCGCCCGGAAGCTCGGCCCGTAGCTTATGTCGAGCGTGACGCTCTCCTCGCTCTTCCCGACCGCATTGCGCACCTCGCACCGGACCGTGGTGCCGTGGTACTTGCGCGAGATGTTCGCTATCAGCTGCGAAAACAGGGAGGACGGAAACGGTGAAGCGAGTTAAGATAAGATAAGGCTGTGCTGATCTTTGTTaagattgaaattgaaattgaaatgagtGATTTGAATCAAATCTCCAGAGAATCATAAATTTCCAAAGACTGGTGAATCTTTAAAGATTTATGATCCTCTGAAGAATGATGATAAACCTCTGAGAATCTCTGAAATTTTGATCTCTGAAATTCGGGAATCGGATGGTGGGTTCTAGTCTCGCATGAACCGTCTCTCCCGTTGTCAGGTCTGATGATCTGGATGCTTGGTAGTCGCTAAGTCTCGCGCTGTCATGACTTTAGGCTGCCATCACCACATAGGTCGTTACGCCAAGAACCTTCAGCTCTacgaatcttttgagattcatgagtTGCTAGAGATTCGTTAATCTTTACAGAACTATCACTCTTTAAAGATTCAAACATATTTGGGAATACATGAATCTTCAGAGATTTATGCATCTTTTGAGATTTCTGAAGTTTGAGAGTCGCGAGTCCTGTCAACCGAAATTTggatttcaaagattcattgagattcgtgaatctgaatcagatccATTAGGTTGAAGCACAATTCTGAAGTTTTCCaataggaaaaacaaacttacCAACTCGGATGCGTGACTGCCGTCCGACAGCTCCTCGCCCACGAACCAGCGATACGTAACGTCGGGCGGGTTAGCGTCCGCCCGGCAGGACAGCCGCACCTCCGTGCCCTCGAGTATGCGGCCCCCGTTCAGGGCGCCCCCGATCACGGCAATCTTCACCTTCGGCGCGTACTTCACCTCCAGCTTGAGCCGCACCGACCGGTACGTCCGGTCGGCCGTGTTCTGCGCCTGGCAGGTGAACGTCGTGTTGTGGTGCTCCTTCTTCGGCGTCAGCTTCAGGATCGATTTGGCGGTGTAGCGGCGGGCGTCGCGCAGCGGCTCCTTCATGTACTCGATGCCCTTGGTGAGCACCGTGCCGAGCCCGTCGATCCAGGTAATCTCGGCCGCCGGCTTCCCGCCGACCGACACGCACTCCAGCTCTATCTCCCGGTCCTCGGTCGTGACCATGAAGTCGCCCTGCACAATCTTGGGCGCTTCCGGCGGCACCAGCACGGTCAGCTTGGCGAAGCGCGACCGAATGCCCGGAGTTCCTGCAGGTGAGGGAGGGAATTGGATGGTGTCGCGCAAACTGGAGGCAACGGTGCCCAGCGTGTCTACTTACCGCCCCGGCCCGGTCCCACCTGACACTGGTACTTGGCATCGTCGTCCAGCATTACGGGCGAGATGTCGAGCGAGAAGTCGCCCTCCTCGTCGCTGCCCACCATCGTGTACCGCTCGAAGCCGCTCAGGTTCCGGTGCGTCCCGAGCCCGAAATCGTCCTTGGTCCACTGTGAGGGTGAGAGCGCGGGAGGtgtttttggtaaatgttTTCAAGCCGAAGGAAAGGCGCCCCTGCTTACCTGCAGCTGGCCGGACTTGTTCACCACCCGGCAGGGCAGGGTGACGCGCGACCCGACGATAGCGGTCTGGTCCTGCGGCTCCATCGCGAAGCGCTGCTCGAGCTGGCGGCTGCCACTGCCGGCCGCCGGTGACACCTTCGCCCCACCGCCAacccgcagcagcagaaacaggtAGAAGATCGGCAAGGGTGACGCGGTGACGGCCGCtagccgcgacctcgtcgtcCGTCGACCGTTCAGCGCCCGCAGCATGGCGTGGCGCAGCGGAAAGATGTGTTGAATGGCAAACCTGCTTAACCGAACCGTTCCTGTAGCGCTCTGCTGCCGAATGTCCGGTACGCGTCGCTAGTCATCTTAGGCAttcgctgctgccgccgccgcgcaaaggttcgtcgcctggTACCAGAGGGCGCTGCAAGGAAATGCGAGGCATTAGCGTTGGCGCATGGATTTGCCGGCTAAACAAAAATAGCTTCACGCCGCACGGAAAAATGTTGCACGGGAAAAAAGGGgcgaaaagcaaaagaaagaaaaccaaaCGCGCTTAAATAAACCCTCGTGCCGAATCAAGTGTTGTTATTGCCagctcaccacacacacacaatcatagAGCCTGGTAGCATGCAATGAATATTTCAGCTCGTAACCGCATTCGATTGCGTTCGATTGCAATTTCCCACTGCGACGGACGGACTGTACCTCAAACACCCCTCTCCCTTTGCAGGTGTGCACGCGCTGGCTACTATTATTGTGGGACCGGTTTTgcaagaaattaaataaatattagtctctctctctctctctttcctttggTTGCATTTTCCCACCGCCTTCAATCTCTTCAGTGCCGGCGGAAATTCATGCTCTCTttaatcgcaaaaaaaaacagcgatggaagcgaaggaaaatcAGCATACACACGGGGACGGTACCATTGGACGTTCCGTACTCGGGGTGCGATTTATACCAGCATTCGTTTGCACTATTTCCACTCTTTTTTTGCCGGCGTGGGTGGGTAAGGTAAGGTAGGGAATGTTTTTTAAGAAGCTCAACGGTTGGAATATATTTTTAGCATCTAGTGCGCCGCGTGCGAGGGAGGGTGTTTTAGGCGTCAAAGCTAACGTTTATGCTGCTGCACggacacagaaaaaaagagactaaaaacacgcacacacacgttgcCCATCCGCATTGGAGTCTGTGGCAAGTGTTTTGCACTTAGTTTGCGGTTCAATAGCAGGTGGAGAAgaggaataataataataaaaagacacccacacacacacacacttcaaacGCGGGCACAGTATTCGGTTGCCGTTGATGAAGTGCCGTGGAGAGCTTTTGCGGGCTCAATGAGCCGGAAATGCTGCTACCCAATGAAAGCATGGGAAAACTATGCCCTgcatcgagtgtgtgtgtgtgtgtgttgtgttgtgtggttttgaGTATTTCTTTTAGCACTGCACTTCTTTTTACTGGACTTAAGCCATCACGCCCTCGTTCGGGGAGGATGAGGTTTACTTTTGTGAACCATTCGCTCTGCCACGTTTTGCTCTCAGGATCTACTGTGACTGGCTAATGATTGACTCGTAcggttgctgttgtgttttaATATTGCGGAACGCATCGCAAATATGTGGtgcttgatttttttgtaaattaacTTAACATCTATACATAGATcatgcttttcaactttcaaaGCAGCTCATCCTTCTTCAACAAATGTCCACAAAGAAGTACTCCAGCTTGGAGGTAAGCTTAAAGTCTGAAAAGTATTGTAGATCGCTAAACAGATACTCCAAGAAATACAGGAATATTACGATGTTGAACACACCACCTGTAACATAtcctccctgatccttcaggattaTTTTGTCCCTCACGTCGAAGAGATGGTCAGAAACTATAAAAGAGGATtacgaaacggaaaatctaccactgatcagatATTCCTTAGGCGGCACATCTCTGAGAAGATGGCAGAATACAGCTTCAAAGTCGCATATGGTAGCATAGCTAGGGTAAAACTGTGCGACACTATGAGCTCTTCTGGAATCTCGGCTAAACTGATAATGGAGCAAAAGCTTTCACCCGTCATGtcaaaagtgatgttcaaaattggttataaaaaacaggctatgagaccacctggactacatacactatgattctagattccaccacgtgattTCTTTCAAACTTTAACCGCCGCGTCATATGAAAGCGCATGACGGCTTTGTTCACCGCTCAGCtttgtatctgacgctcagcATTTCGCTTAATagcgaatgaggtaggaaagagagagcgagaacgacatgtgctacgccgcttatcgcagtgaaacaaaagagtgataacaatcgcACGAGCaattgtcgctctcatcgctctcttgccatgcgctacgtgctcacttgaaaaactgtgacgtcaggccggcggtcaaagtgttaatgcaccttggggtaaatgtaaacaaccccgtgttttcgagcaggtactcgaatctaattttaGCTtggaggctagaataatctagactgaaaattgcagcctagttttgtgtgtggttttgtatggagtgtttacatgatttcagcctccagtTGTCAAACttaatacaaaaaactaactagaatcgtgaagggccccaatgcTGGTTAGAATTATTCTGACCAACGTAACTTGccaagtgaaaaaaaaaaaaaacgctcagggccttttgctaccaacaaaggtctgcgccagcGCTTGCCTTGGGTCTTCTTTTGAACTTGGCGTTAGAGAGGGCCATACaggactcgagggtggagacttcGAGAACCATCTTCATTAAGTCAATctagatcctggcatacgctgatgatataaaCATCATTGGTCTACgactctcctatgtagcagaagcctaccaagggatcgagcaggcggcagagaacctcggattgcagataaacgaggcaaagaccaaactgatggtggcaataTCAGCGGGcttaccaataaataatcaaaatctacgtaggcgtgacgtacagatagaagaacgcacttttgaagtcgtcccataTTTCACCAATCTCAAGTCAAAGGTTAGCAACGACAACCGGCAAAaacagttcacctcaaagatcctgtcgcgacggacgaagctgggactatatagtacctatatagtaccagtactcacatacgcgtCTAAGACaaggacactgtccaaatctaaCGAAACCTTCTTAGCCACGTTTGAGAGAAAGATGATCAGAAGGATTCTTGGCCCCGtagtatgtgtggaaggacaatggaggagccgctattaagacgagctatacgagatgtacggcgacctcactgtcgtgcagcgtgtCAAGCTCGTcgggctccggtgggctggccatgttgtacccatggaaacggacgagcCAGTCCATAAAGTCTTTTTaagccgtccacaaggacagaggaggcgtgataggcccaaattgaggtggcaagatggcgtggaggcgtccatCATTACGACCGAAATAACGAATTGACAGACGAAGGcgagagaccgtgagcggtttaggacactcctgaggcaggccaaggcCAAAGTAAGTAAGGTCCTCAGCGGGCAAGCCCAATATACCACCATTGCACAGTGGGCAACGGCCATACAAACGCCGGGATGAAAATCAATTCCTCGTGCTATCAAatgcaattgctcttactatACAGGGTAGTCCTGTACTAAAACCGTCAAGACagcgaatgaaaatgaaaatttatcgCTCACAACATTGCACTATTGCGTAGTAGtcaacagcatcaacaacaattgTTAGGAATTAAAACGAAGGTAGAATAAATTTCTtactaaaattaatttttacagTATTAAGCGCTAAGAAAGTCGAGTTTTTTTACGGTTGGTTTTGCAAAGTGCTGATTCCTGTTTTACGACCTTTTTTTTGAAACTGTTTTCCTTCTGTtcagctttgttttttttaggcttgtttgtttcaaatacccgtttatgacaggtagATGGATACTGGTGGTGTATGGCTCCTACAACAACACATGTCAAAATTGCTCGCGCTATTTTCaagaaaaagttaaataatATTCGGGGTCGCGGATGGTCGCAGCAAATTTCAACGACAAAGCGTAGGAAAAATGATGATCTTTCCTGTGATATACGACTCACGAGTGGAATCGTGTCGaatcattaaaacaattactctcacaaaatgaaaatatccTGAAATTCGGCAGTGATGTCTGGTTTGACACATTGATTACGAAAACTCAACCATCATGTACTAAAATATGATGGTTTATGTTCGgttgaaaaatagctcaaatttggcacaaaaaacacaaagtttGTACTTTGCTGGCCCATATCTCAGTAAGTTTAAGATAAAAACGTTAAATGTTTTGGTCTCAACTAAGTTTAAGTATCTATTTTAAGGAAATGTGTATGGTTATAACCTGCGATAAAGTTGGTTTTTCGATTTCTGTACAGGCGTTTACCCAATGTGCATTAGGCGGCTGTAGACACAATTAACACAATTgctttgaaaaatatttattgatCACTCCTCAGAGATATTTTCATGTCTCGATAGAACATTTGTGAATTACTCAACGGTGTTTAACTCGTCTTCCGGAGCAGTTTACTTGCTGGCTAGGTAAAGTGCCAACATCTTGCAATGAAGCAAGATATCTtcccaaagcaaaaaaaaaaaaaactctccccATTCATCATCCCATCCCGCTGGTAGTTCAAATTTGCTAAAAGCTTCCGATCAGTTTTACAAATAATGTGTCTAGTGCGCTGCCTCGCGCCACAACCGTGTTACTTTGGCGCGCAAATACTGTCAATAATGGCTTTGCGTTATTGATGACAATGGTAAGTAAACTTTCAgcgggaaaaacaaaataatatcaaaaaaGACAGTATCGACTGAAGCAAGTCCGCCCACACAGCTACACAAAGCAAAACTTTGCAGCTGCATAGCGTCTACCGAAAGATGAAGATGGTAGTTTCCACGCTCACCTCACCGCACCGCTCGGTGTCGTTATTCGTCAACACCTTTCCGCCATCCATCGGTGCGGTTGTTTGCGCTCGCCCGCTCgtgaactgtgtgtgtgtgtgtgtgtgtgtgtgtgtgtaccataTGCAGAACAAAAGAACCGTTATCAGTCGCAGCGGGCGCGACAAATGAGGGCGATCAGCACGAACGGCGGACGGCACGGGAGCGAACGAACTGGACCAAACTCGGCACCGGCCCCAAGAAGATGCCGGTGATGCCGGGGCGGGCTTCGAGAAAGAAACTGCGGCTGCGGCATTAGCTGCACGTCTTAActtaacccccccccccccgggggTCCGACGGAGGCTGACGGTAATGTCAATTCCTCGAGCTGCCCGAGCGCAGGCACACCGAGTCTCGCAGGTCCTGAATATTCCATAAGTTTTATACGGTACTATAAACGACCCGCTTAACTTGTCAGCTTCGGAGCTGACGCGGTggaaaggggagggggggggtaggGGAGCCGGGGAAGGGGGCTGGAAGGTCGATAGGTTTACCTTTTTCCCGGGCCCGGTCGGTTCTTATCGTTTTGAGCGGCCGTGTTTTGTCGCCGCTCTCGCTGATTACGCTGCcggggcgcgcgcgctcggaGCAAGTAGTAACCTCCGGAGCTGCTGGGTGGGGTGGAAGGTGGAAACTAGTGAAACCATCGCCGGCAAAGGCCtgtcgcgcacacacacacacacagcgagcgagcacactgcagcagcagcagcagcactgcacTGTCGCAAGAAATAATGTGCCGTAAACGTGTATTTTCAAAACCATAAATAAGTTCTAACGAGCCACCTGGGACTCGTAAGCGTCTTtggaattattattatttttatcacccCCTgggttgtgagtgtgttggggggaggggttcttcttgctgctgctgctgctgctgtagtgcGGGCGGACGGGCGACTACGCTGCGGCAGGAGGAGCAACCGTGTGAGCATTTTTATTAGGGCACCGGCTCCAAGCGGGCAATCTGCACTGGCGTCCCGAAGCATCGTTCGGTATCGTCATCATTCTTCCCCGAGGCTGCCCCAGTGCTGCCAGCGTGGGGAAGCTTtcgctccctttttttttttcgatcggCGGAGGGGTCGGAGAGAACGCCCGGACACGAGCTTGTTACGctaatgtcaaattcataagCCTACAGCGGGCACGGGAAggcgggcgggcgggcgggGTATAATCATGATTGCCCGTCCCGGTGCCCGGCTTTGTTGCCCCGGGGTTACGTGATATAGCGCACCCGGGGCTGGCAGCACTGCCTACTCAATAATT
The Anopheles arabiensis isolate DONGOLA chromosome X, AaraD3, whole genome shotgun sequence DNA segment above includes these coding regions:
- the LOC120906221 gene encoding irregular chiasm C-roughest protein-like — encoded protein: MLRALNGRRTTRSRLAAVTASPLPIFYLFLLLRVGGGAKVSPAAGSGSRQLEQRFAMEPQDQTAIVGSRVTLPCRVVNKSGQLQWTKDDFGLGTHRNLSGFERYTMVGSDEEGDFSLDISPVMLDDDAKYQCQVGPGRGGTPGIRSRFAKLTVLVPPEAPKIVQGDFMVTTEDREIELECVSVGGKPAAEITWIDGLGTVLTKGIEYMKEPLRDARRYTAKSILKLTPKKEHHNTTFTCQAQNTADRTYRSVRLKLEVKYAPKVKIAVIGGALNGGRILEGTEVRLSCRADANPPDVTYRWFVGEELSDGSHASELLIANISRKYHGTTVRCEVRNAVGKSEESVTLDISYGPSFRAPPQSVEADPDTTVTLGCDVDGNPAPDVLWIHEPSDQVVSSAANVTLVVTPATAGRYYCKASVQGFAEVEADATVYLRGPPAISSPRQQYGAVHDSAQLECVALSIPKPRHVLWSFNGREINVSAEPNAAEYRALDSPIPNGVRSTLIIHHCQREHFGRYNCTVVNDYGIDYLEIEFVSKEPNLLPVIVLGSLGGITILIILVVIAICLCSRRNRKKHLPPADVIPKYDVPGKDCGEHGGTTVSDHKIDRIDDMLDGEHPRDTITTNIALNVRSGVAGPPTGTTAISSSLTALKGDTTTDYSRYSGDFSDSLSHLQCPKVGGGPTGTSGNSASSTGNSTNNNNNGYVPYVNYARDYSPPTQHLMQFKASSSSNSIGNALTAKPPARPPANGQLPTGTMTLTRKRTPAAPPDAGGALPSIQSSVSSIPNGLMNHPMLGCHLGLDTRFGANYGTLHGRGPSPMPLPPPATANPAATPAPPPYSATRNQNCLLGLGLPPAAGGPPTGSLASSGTNSAALLATGSSSPSSTQSGSLSLASSQLSQAPSIAGGTVGREQQQQPNSPPGQFILPSSNTIKPGVLATHV